The Rhizobiaceae bacterium genome contains the following window.
ACCGCGACCGCCAGCCCAAGGCGGCGATGGCGGGGGTCGGCGGGCAGGCGATAATCGAACAGCAGCCGCGTCTTGGGCGGCAGGACGATTGCGCCGTTTGAAATCGCGGTGAAGAGGATTTCGTCGTTGCCGCCGATTTCCACGAACCGCAGGCCGCGCCCGATGAGCCTCGGCAGCATTTCCGTGAACGCCTGGTAGCGCTTCGTTACGAACACCGCACCGTCCAGCCCCATGTCCTTTTCAAGCCTTGTGTCCGGCTCTCCGTCGATGGCCAGCGCAACCGGGCCTTTTGCCCACACATGGATGTCGAGCGCGGCGGGTTCGGCGGTTGCCGACAGGCCGGACTTGATGAGATCGGCATAGGCCTGCTTGATCGTGTAGGCGAGACCGAAGGCAGATTTTCGCTCGGTGGTGCGGGTGGGATCGTCGCCTTCTTCGGGGAGCAGCAGGAGCAATCCGTCGCGCTTCTGCGCATAGGCGAATTGGTACCATGGCACCTGGTCGAGGAACGCCGCATAGTCCTTCGCGACGCGGGCGAGGTAACGGTCGGCGGCAACCGGCCGGCCGGATGTCCATTCCGTGAAGCGACCGACGGTGTTTTCATAGGCCGATTGAACGGCAAGCTCGATCGTGTGGCTTGTGCCGATCACCGCCAGCATCTGGTGGTTGGCGAAGTTGAACGGATGACCGGAACTGGCGCGGATCACCATCGCATAGTCCTGCCAGAAGCGCCCGATATAGGCCCAGTAAGGGAACTCGCTCTCGCGACGGCCTGCATCGAGGAAGGCTGCATATTCGCGGGCGGCATAGACGATCGCCCATTCGGGATAGGTGAGATAGGTGGACTCCTCAGTGCGCTGGTAGCCGGGAATTTCTGCCCGCACCTCGGCGGCAAGCTCGGGCAGCGGTGCACCGGTCGTGAGGCCGGGAAGCGAGGATTTGCGGATCGCGGGCGTGGTGGCGAAGCCATAGGCGATGCCCGCCAGCGGAATGGCCACCACGATCAGCACAATGACCAGCGCGACTTTGGCCAGCCGCCATATGAGCCGCAACGGGAACAAGGGTCACGCGGCCGAATAGCGTTGGTGGGCCTGTCTTGCCAGCCAATAGCCGACAAAGACCGCGAAGCCGCCGATGGCCAGATGCGGCAGGTTGGCGAAGAAGCGGGTCGGGAAGTCGATGTCGGGGCGGATGCCCGAGATGAAGATGCCGCCGTCGAGGCAGCCCGAGCCTGTGAGCAGGCCGAGCACGCCGTCAAACAGGTAGACCGCGCCGAACAGCCTGAAATAGAGCACGGATTGCCGGTTCGAGATGAACGCCGCTGCAAGCGCCCAGACGCCCGAGAACGCATGCAGCAGGTCGTCATACCATTGCAGGCTGAATAGGCCGAACAGATTGCCGCTCGCGTCGTTGAAAGCCGGGACATAGCCGATGGCCACGACCAGGAAGAACATGACGCCGTAGAAAACGGCGAGCTTCTGAATGAGAGTCATGGGCGTTCTCCGTTCGTGGCGCGGAGACTATGCGACCTCTGCTAAGGAATGACAAACGCCCAAAAAACAGAGCAGGCGCTGGAATTGCTTCCAGCGCCTCCCTGTCAAAGTTCCGGCTTTTTTCAGGCAGCAATACCGAAGGTCTCGCGCCATCCATCGCCTTCTTTTTGACGGTTCGCCGCATCCGGGTCCGAAAACACCGACTGTTTTGAACCTCGCCTTGCGCACCCTTGCGGGTTTGCCTGACGTCCATCGAAGACTTGACCGGCCTTCATGGCAGCATCGGTCCGCCGATAACGCTTGCACGCTGTCTGCGGTCCCGGTTCGTCCGGTTCTCCACGGGCAAGCCCGCAGGTTCCGTCCTTCGCCGGGCTCAGCCTGGCCTCGTCTATCCTTGCCTTTCGGCTCCGATTTCCGTGGCCGCCTGAGATGACTAAACCTTAGCTTGTCGGGGGCTTGATGGATACAACCTCGCCCCTGTGGATAACGGGGTTATCGGGAATCGTTGCGGCGCAAAATAAGTGTCGGCTAAACTCGTATTCCTGCTTGCCAGCGAAAGGTGTTCGGGGCTTTGTGACAGTGTTCATGCCCGGAGGAGGAGTCGGGTGAAAATCGGGGTCGTCCTGAACCCGGTGGCCGGGGGAGGCCGCCTGAAACGCCGCTGGCCGCAGATCGAGGCCGCGTTGAAGCTACATTGCACCGAACTCGACATGCGCGAGACGGAGGAGGCGGGTGACGGCGAGAGGCTGGCGCTGGCCTTCGCCGGGCAGGGCTGCGAACTGGTGATCGCGGCAGGCGGCGACGGCACCGCCAGCGAGGTCGCCGACGGTCTGTTGCAGGCACGCGCGGAAACGGGCACGGCGGTTGCGCTCGGTATACTGCCCTGCGGCACAGGCACCGATTTTGCGCGAGGGCTCGGCCTGCCGCTCGATCCGGTCGAGGCCGCAAAGCGGATCGTGGGTGCGACGCCGCGAGCCATCGATGCGGGGCGGGTGAGTTTCATCGACGACCATGGCGCGCTGGCCAGCCGCCATTTCATCAATGTCGCAAGCGTCGGGATTTCGGGCGCAACCGACCGCGCGGTCAATGCCGACCTGCGCAAGGGACGGGTCTCGGCAAAGGCACTGTTCTACTGGCGCACGGTGGTGGAATTTCTCCGCTTCAGGTTTCAGGATGTGCGGATCGCCGTTGACGATGCGGAGCCGTTTGAGGCGCGCGTGGCGCTGGTGTCGGCCTGCAATGGCCGCTATTTCGGCGCGGGCATGATGATCGCACCGGATGCCGAACTGGATGACGGGCAGTTCGATGTCGTGATCGTGCGCGCATCCGGCAAGCTCGGCCTGCTGAGGGATCTGCGCCTGCTCTATGGCGGGCGTCATCGCAACCACCATGCCGTCACGATCCTGCGATGCCGCAAGCTGGTGGTGGAGCCGATGGACGCCACTAACGTGCCGCTGGTCGATGCGGACGGCGAAGCACCGGGATATGCGCCCGCGACATTCGAGGTTCTGCCCGGCGCGCTGCTGCTCAAGTGTTGAATCAAGAGCTTCGAAAACTGATTCAACTGCCTGCGGTCATGATTCCGTCGGCTTGGATAAGTGTTTGATGTATCACGGCAAAACCGGAACCGGATGCGGCTCCAGATGCAGCAGCGTCCCGGTGTAAGGGTTGGCCTCGCAAAAGGCTTCGTCCAGTTCGACGCCGAGGCCGGGTTCGGTCGAGGGGAACACATAGCCGTCCTGCCACTCGATCTTTTTCTTCAGGAGCCGCGCGTGGATGCCGTCCCATGTCCTGATGGATTCGAGGATGAGGAAGTTCGGGAGGGTGAGCGAAAGCTGGATGTTCGCCGCGCCGACCACCGGGCCGCAATAGCAGTGTGGCGCGATCTGGATATGGTAAGCCTCTGCCATCGCGGCGATCTTCTTCGTTTCGAGAATGCCGCCGGAGCGGCCGAGATCGGGCTGGAGAATTGTCGCGGCGCGCTGCTCGATGACGCGCGCGAACTCCCATTTCGTGGTGAGCCGCTCGCCGGTGGCGATGGGGATTTTGGTGCCGCGCGCCACCTCGGCCATGACTTCCGGCATGTCGGGCGGGACCGGCTCCTCGAACCAGAGCGGATCGTATGGCTCGATGGCCGCGGCCATGCGCAGCGCGCCCGATGCGGTAAACTGGCCGTGCGTGCCGAACAGGATGTCGGCGCGTGTTCCGACCGCCTCTCGAATCGCCTTCATCATGCGGGCCGACAGGTCGATATCGGCAAGGCGCGGCTGGCGTCCGTCCCATGCGGACCACGGCCCGGCGGGGTCGAGCTTCACGGCGCTGAAACCCTGCTCGACATAGAGCGCGGCGCATTCGGCGGCGAGGCCGGGATCGTTATAGACGTTCACGTCTCCCGCTTCGGACGGCACGACGCTGCCGGCATGTGGGTAGAGATAGGTGTAGGTGCGCAATTTCTCGAGCACCGCGCCGCCGAGCAGCTTGTGCACGGGCTTGCCCGCTTCCTTGCCGATAATGTCCCAGCAGGCGATTTCGAGCGCCGAGACGCAGCCCATCATGGACAGGTCGGGACGCTGCGAAAAGCCCGACGCATAGGCGCGCCGGAAGAAGGTCTCGATGTCGTGCGGATCGCGCCCGACGAGATAGCGGGCGGCGCAATCCTCGATCATATGCGCCGTGACATGCGGGCCGAAGGTGGCGTTGTAGGCTTCGCCATAGCCGACGACGCCGGAATCGGTGGTGAGCTTCACGAAGATGAAATAGCGCCCGCCCAGCCCTGCGGCGTCGTTGCCGACCACCCATGTCCTGACGTCGGTGATCTTCATGCGTGGTCCTCCAGCACCATCGCCGCACCCTTCCAGCCGGTCATGATCGCGGGCGCATTGGTGTTGCCCGCAATATTGCCCGGAAAAATGGACGCATCGATAACGCGCAGCCCGTCGACGCCGTGCACGCGCAGGCGCGGGTCCACCACCGACTGCGCCGGGTCCGGTCCCATGCGGCAGGTGGCGACCGGATGATAGACCGTGCCGCTGCGCTTGCGGAAATCCAGAATCAGATCCTCGTCGGAAGTGATTGAAGGACCGGGCAGAATTTCCTCTTCGATGAACTCGGCCATGGCAGGTTGGGCCGCAATGGTGCGGACGAATTTTACGGCGGCCAGCATTTCGGCAACGTCATGCTCAGTGGAAAGCGCGTTCGGCGTGATGCGGGGATAGTCGCGCGGATCGGCGGAGCGGATAATGATTTCGCCGCGACTCGTGGGGCGGCAGTTCGACAGGCCGATGGAGAAGCCCGGCCACGGATCGGGCGTCAGGATCGGTCGCTCACCTGCCTTCGGGATGACAGTCGAGAAGGCCTGGAAGTAGAGCTGCATGTTGGGTCGCGGCTGTCTCGGATCGGTCCGGAAGAAGCCGCCCGCATTGTTCATGGAGAGCGAAAGCGGGCCGGAGCGCAGCAGCAGATATTGCGCACCGACCAGCGCCTTGCCCCACCATGGCCGCAGGATCTGGTTCAGCGTCGGCGAACGACCCCTGAAGGTGTAGTTGATGCCGATATGGTCTTCCAGATTGCGGCCGACATGCTCGTTGGGATGGACGACGCCGATGCCGAGCGCGGACAGATGCGTCGCCGGGCCGATGCCGGACAATTGCAGCAATTGCGGCGAGTTGACGGAACCGCCGCAGACGATCACCTCGTGCGCGGCGCGCACCTGATGGCGACGGCCCTTCTGTTCATATTCGATGCCGGTGGCGCGCCTTCCCTCGAACAGGATGCGGGTGGCGAGCGCATGCATCTCGACGCGGACATTGGCGCGGCGCATCGCCGGGCGGAGGAAGGCGCGCGCCGCCGACATGCGCCGTCCGCCCTTCGTGGAAATCTGGTAGATGCCGACGCCTTCCTGCGTCGCGCCGTTGAAATCGGCATTGAGCGGAAGGCCCGCCTGTTGTGCTGCGTCAAGGTAGCGGCGCGACAGCGGATGCACGGCGGCGGTGCAATCCGTGACATGGACGGGGCCGCCGACGCCGCGCCATTCGTCCGCGCCGGTTTCGTTGTCCTCGATGGCCTTGAAGGCGGGCAGCACGTCGCGCCAGCCCCAGCCGATGTTTCCTGCCGCCGCCCAGCCATCATAATCCGCCGGATGGCCGCGCATCCACACCATGGCGTTGATGGAACTCGATCCGCCGAGAATCTTTCCGCGCGGCCAGTGATCGGCGTTTCCCGCGAGGCCGGGGTCGGGTTCGGTCCTGTAGTTCCAGTTCACGGCGGGGTCGAAGAAGCATTTCCCGTAGCCGAGCGGCATCTGCACGAAGAAGCGCCGATCCGTGCCGCCCGCTTCCAGAACCAGCACGGAATAGCGCCCGCTCGCCGACAATCGTTCGGCGACCACCGAACCCGCCGAGCCGGAGCCGACGATCACGAAATCATAGGTCTGCATGGCGGCGCGCCGGTTCCTCAATCTTTGGCGAGGCTAGTCGCTGACAGATATGTCCGTGTTGCGCCGGGGCGGCAAGCGCTGTGAAAATTGCGACCGGCGCGTGTCGCAGGCAGCCGCGTGGCGCGTACTGCAATGCGGTTGCATGGGGCCTCGACTGGAGGAGCGCCGATGTCCGACAAGCCCGTGGTGACGAATGAAAGCGAACGCGAGCGCGAGGGCTGGGACGACCCGGCGCGCGGCAGGGTTTCCTGGTACACGCTTGTGAGCGGCGACATCACGCCGACCAGCGCGCTCAGTTGCGGCATTGCCGAGCTTGAAGCACGTACGGGTATCCTGAAGCCGCACCGGCACGCGCCTGCCGAACTCTATCACATTCTCGAAGGGCAGGGCGTGCTGACACTCGACGGCGAGCATCGTGTGGTGACGGCGGGCGATACGGTGTTCATTCCGGGCGATGCCGAACACGGCATCCGTAATGAGGGCAGCGCCGTGCTTCGCCTGTTCTACGTGTTCCCGCAGGATCGCTTCTCCGACGTGGTCTATCGTTTCCGCGAGGCGGGTTGAGAAATCGGGCGGTTCGCATGCCTTGACAATTGCGCCTCTCCATTGAGATTGGCCGCAGCTTCGTTGCGCGGGAAACAGGACAGAGGAAATGCCGGGACCGGATGGGCTGCAGACAGGCGAACTGACGCTTCGAACCTTCGCCATGCCGAGCGACGCCAATGCGGCGGGCGATATTTTCGGCGGCTGGGTCATGGCGCAGATGGATATGGCGGCTGGCATGCGCGCTGCCGAACGGGCGCGAGGGCGCGTCGCAACCGTGGCCGTGAAGGAAATGGCATTCGCCAAGCCGGTCAAGATCGGCGACACGCTCTGTGTCTATACCGAGATCAGGAAAATCGGCCGCACGTCGATCACTCTCAAGGTGGATGCCTGGGCGCGGCGTTACCTCACCCATATCATCGAGAAAGTGACCTACGCGGATTTCGTGATGGTCGCGCTTGACGGCGAGGGAAAGCCGACCCCCATTCCGCCTGAGTGAATGGAATGAAA
Protein-coding sequences here:
- a CDS encoding DUF4383 domain-containing protein, whose amino-acid sequence is MTLIQKLAVFYGVMFFLVVAIGYVPAFNDASGNLFGLFSLQWYDDLLHAFSGVWALAAAFISNRQSVLYFRLFGAVYLFDGVLGLLTGSGCLDGGIFISGIRPDIDFPTRFFANLPHLAIGGFAVFVGYWLARQAHQRYSAA
- a CDS encoding diacylglycerol kinase family lipid kinase translates to MKIGVVLNPVAGGGRLKRRWPQIEAALKLHCTELDMRETEEAGDGERLALAFAGQGCELVIAAGGDGTASEVADGLLQARAETGTAVALGILPCGTGTDFARGLGLPLDPVEAAKRIVGATPRAIDAGRVSFIDDHGALASRHFINVASVGISGATDRAVNADLRKGRVSAKALFYWRTVVEFLRFRFQDVRIAVDDAEPFEARVALVSACNGRYFGAGMMIAPDAELDDGQFDVVIVRASGKLGLLRDLRLLYGGRHRNHHAVTILRCRKLVVEPMDATNVPLVDADGEAPGYAPATFEVLPGALLLKC
- a CDS encoding mandelate racemase/muconate lactonizing enzyme family protein, with the protein product MKITDVRTWVVGNDAAGLGGRYFIFVKLTTDSGVVGYGEAYNATFGPHVTAHMIEDCAARYLVGRDPHDIETFFRRAYASGFSQRPDLSMMGCVSALEIACWDIIGKEAGKPVHKLLGGAVLEKLRTYTYLYPHAGSVVPSEAGDVNVYNDPGLAAECAALYVEQGFSAVKLDPAGPWSAWDGRQPRLADIDLSARMMKAIREAVGTRADILFGTHGQFTASGALRMAAAIEPYDPLWFEEPVPPDMPEVMAEVARGTKIPIATGERLTTKWEFARVIEQRAATILQPDLGRSGGILETKKIAAMAEAYHIQIAPHCYCGPVVGAANIQLSLTLPNFLILESIRTWDGIHARLLKKKIEWQDGYVFPSTEPGLGVELDEAFCEANPYTGTLLHLEPHPVPVLP
- a CDS encoding GMC family oxidoreductase N-terminal domain-containing protein, with the translated sequence MQTYDFVIVGSGSAGSVVAERLSASGRYSVLVLEAGGTDRRFFVQMPLGYGKCFFDPAVNWNYRTEPDPGLAGNADHWPRGKILGGSSSINAMVWMRGHPADYDGWAAAGNIGWGWRDVLPAFKAIEDNETGADEWRGVGGPVHVTDCTAAVHPLSRRYLDAAQQAGLPLNADFNGATQEGVGIYQISTKGGRRMSAARAFLRPAMRRANVRVEMHALATRILFEGRRATGIEYEQKGRRHQVRAAHEVIVCGGSVNSPQLLQLSGIGPATHLSALGIGVVHPNEHVGRNLEDHIGINYTFRGRSPTLNQILRPWWGKALVGAQYLLLRSGPLSLSMNNAGGFFRTDPRQPRPNMQLYFQAFSTVIPKAGERPILTPDPWPGFSIGLSNCRPTSRGEIIIRSADPRDYPRITPNALSTEHDVAEMLAAVKFVRTIAAQPAMAEFIEEEILPGPSITSDEDLILDFRKRSGTVYHPVATCRMGPDPAQSVVDPRLRVHGVDGLRVIDASIFPGNIAGNTNAPAIMTGWKGAAMVLEDHA
- a CDS encoding cupin domain-containing protein, producing the protein MSDKPVVTNESEREREGWDDPARGRVSWYTLVSGDITPTSALSCGIAELEARTGILKPHRHAPAELYHILEGQGVLTLDGEHRVVTAGDTVFIPGDAEHGIRNEGSAVLRLFYVFPQDRFSDVVYRFREAG
- a CDS encoding acyl-CoA thioesterase, whose protein sequence is MPGPDGLQTGELTLRTFAMPSDANAAGDIFGGWVMAQMDMAAGMRAAERARGRVATVAVKEMAFAKPVKIGDTLCVYTEIRKIGRTSITLKVDAWARRYLTHIIEKVTYADFVMVALDGEGKPTPIPPE